Proteins encoded in a region of the Larimichthys crocea isolate SSNF chromosome XVI, L_crocea_2.0, whole genome shotgun sequence genome:
- the mosmo gene encoding uncharacterized protein C16orf52 homolog A isoform X1: MDKLTVISGCLFLTADIFAIASIANPDWISTLDSAGSLTVGLVRQCQTIHGRDRICIPPQLPPEWITTLFFIILGIISLTVTCGLLFMSRWHRDAAHYARWIAFTGMVLFCMAALIFPIGFYINEVGGQPYKLPNNTVVGSSYVLFVLSIFFTIVGLLFAGKVCLPG; encoded by the exons AAACTCACCGTCATATCAGGATGTCTCTTCCTCACTGCAGATATCTTCGCCATCGCAAGCATCGCCAACCCGGACTGGATCAGCACCTTAGACTCAGCTG GCTCTCTGACTGTGGGTCTGGTCCGGCAGTGTCAGACCATCCACGGCCGGGATCGGATCTGCATCCCTCCACAGCTGCCCCCTGAGTGGATCACAACGCTCTTTTTCATCATTCTGGGAATCATCTCCCTCACTGTCACCTGCGGTCTACTGTTCATGTCACGCTGGCATCGCGATGCTGCCCATTACGCCCGATGGATCGCCTTCACAGGAA TGGTCCTGTTCTGCATGGCTGCCCTCATATTCCCAATCGGCTTCTACATCAACGAGGTTGGAGGACAGCCATATAAGCTTCCCAACAACACAGTCGTGGGCTCCTCCTATGTACTCTTTGTTCTTTCCATATTCTTCACCATAGTGGGACTGTTGTTTGCTGGGAAGGTGTGCTTACCTGGTTGA
- the mosmo gene encoding uncharacterized protein C16orf52 homolog A isoform X2, producing the protein MSRLLLDIFAIASIANPDWISTLDSAGSLTVGLVRQCQTIHGRDRICIPPQLPPEWITTLFFIILGIISLTVTCGLLFMSRWHRDAAHYARWIAFTGMVLFCMAALIFPIGFYINEVGGQPYKLPNNTVVGSSYVLFVLSIFFTIVGLLFAGKVCLPG; encoded by the exons ATATCTTCGCCATCGCAAGCATCGCCAACCCGGACTGGATCAGCACCTTAGACTCAGCTG GCTCTCTGACTGTGGGTCTGGTCCGGCAGTGTCAGACCATCCACGGCCGGGATCGGATCTGCATCCCTCCACAGCTGCCCCCTGAGTGGATCACAACGCTCTTTTTCATCATTCTGGGAATCATCTCCCTCACTGTCACCTGCGGTCTACTGTTCATGTCACGCTGGCATCGCGATGCTGCCCATTACGCCCGATGGATCGCCTTCACAGGAA TGGTCCTGTTCTGCATGGCTGCCCTCATATTCCCAATCGGCTTCTACATCAACGAGGTTGGAGGACAGCCATATAAGCTTCCCAACAACACAGTCGTGGGCTCCTCCTATGTACTCTTTGTTCTTTCCATATTCTTCACCATAGTGGGACTGTTGTTTGCTGGGAAGGTGTGCTTACCTGGTTGA